One genomic segment of Alphaproteobacteria bacterium LSUCC0719 includes these proteins:
- the pheT gene encoding phenylalanine--tRNA ligase subunit beta, with translation MKFTRDWLFDHLETDRSLAEILDALPMLGLEVESFDDPTRRLAPFTIAEVISAEQHPDADRLRVCMVNTGSGDPVQVVCGAPNARAGMKGVFAPVGAWVPGIELELKAGSIRGQDSNGMLCSEREMMISDEHDGIIELAADAPLGESFAAFAGLDDPVIEIAITPNRADCLGVRGVARDLAAAGYGTLKPLDTSPHEGGFDSPVTWRLDLEGAEHLCPLITGIAFRGVSNRPSPDWMARRLTAIGQRPISALVDITNYVMFDLGRPLHAYDTAKIEGGELIVRQAQGGEPFAALNEKTYEMQPGMITIGDAGGVDDLAGVMGGERTGVSDTTTDMFLEIAIFDPISVATTGRKLNLNSDARYRFERGLDSEGPIWAAGHVARMVTEICGGEASVPVTAGAGVAWQRTIFLASGKVEALSGMVVAADEQQRILESLGFTVSAVEGGFDVAPPPWRGDIDGSADLVEEIARIRGFDHLPMEHLPRDEVVAKPSLSPAQARLFRLRRTLAGRGLMEAVTFSFLSEADAVRFGGGSAALTLVNPISADLSVMRPSILPNLLAAAARNQDRGESDAAMFEVGPVFLGDAPGDQRTATTGLRHGSTAPREWHGAMRQVDVFDARADAEAALAALGIKLAGVQVHGPKQLDAIPDWYHPGRVGRLVQGHTVLASFGEIHPSVAETYGLRGRAVGFEIHVDDVPMPKSKGPARQLLSLSVYQPVTRDFAFIIDSDVTAGDLMKAVKSGAGPLLTDLRVFDLYEGANIGEGRKSIAVTITLTPTKATLTEAEIDAISSEIVKIVGKNCGGELRR, from the coding sequence ATGAAATTCACCCGTGACTGGTTGTTTGACCATCTCGAGACCGACCGCTCGCTGGCCGAAATTCTCGATGCGCTGCCGATGCTTGGCCTTGAGGTGGAAAGCTTCGATGACCCGACCCGGCGTCTGGCCCCCTTTACCATTGCCGAGGTGATTTCGGCCGAACAGCACCCCGATGCCGACCGGCTGCGGGTCTGTATGGTCAATACCGGCAGTGGCGATCCGGTTCAGGTCGTCTGCGGCGCGCCGAATGCCCGCGCCGGCATGAAGGGCGTGTTCGCGCCGGTCGGGGCCTGGGTGCCGGGGATCGAACTGGAACTGAAGGCCGGCAGCATCCGGGGGCAGGACTCCAATGGCATGCTGTGTTCGGAACGCGAGATGATGATCTCGGACGAGCATGACGGCATCATCGAACTTGCCGCCGATGCGCCCCTTGGCGAAAGCTTTGCCGCCTTTGCCGGTCTTGACGATCCGGTGATCGAGATCGCGATCACGCCGAACCGCGCCGACTGTCTTGGCGTTCGCGGTGTGGCGCGCGATCTTGCGGCTGCCGGATATGGCACGCTGAAACCGCTCGATACCAGCCCGCATGAGGGCGGGTTCGACAGCCCGGTGACATGGCGGCTCGACCTTGAAGGGGCCGAACATCTGTGTCCGCTGATTACCGGCATTGCCTTCCGCGGTGTCAGCAACAGGCCAAGCCCGGACTGGATGGCGCGCCGCCTGACGGCGATTGGCCAGCGTCCAATCAGCGCCCTTGTCGATATCACAAACTATGTGATGTTCGACCTTGGTCGTCCGCTTCATGCCTATGATACGGCGAAGATCGAGGGTGGCGAGCTGATCGTGCGCCAGGCACAGGGCGGCGAGCCGTTCGCCGCGCTGAACGAGAAAACCTACGAGATGCAGCCCGGCATGATCACCATCGGTGATGCCGGCGGTGTGGATGATCTTGCCGGCGTGATGGGCGGTGAGCGCACCGGCGTCAGTGATACCACAACCGACATGTTCCTCGAAATCGCGATCTTTGACCCGATTTCGGTGGCGACGACAGGACGCAAGCTGAATTTGAATTCCGATGCCCGCTATCGCTTCGAACGCGGGCTGGATTCCGAAGGCCCGATCTGGGCCGCCGGTCATGTTGCCCGTATGGTCACCGAGATCTGTGGCGGCGAGGCATCGGTGCCGGTAACAGCCGGTGCCGGTGTTGCGTGGCAGCGCACCATCTTTCTAGCATCCGGCAAGGTCGAGGCGCTGTCAGGCATGGTTGTCGCGGCGGATGAGCAGCAGCGCATCCTCGAATCGCTCGGCTTTACGGTCAGCGCTGTTGAGGGCGGGTTCGATGTCGCCCCGCCGCCATGGCGCGGCGATATCGACGGCAGTGCCGATCTGGTCGAGGAAATCGCGCGTATCCGCGGGTTTGACCATCTGCCGATGGAACATCTGCCGCGTGACGAGGTGGTGGCCAAACCGTCGCTGAGTCCGGCGCAGGCACGCCTGTTCCGTCTGCGGCGCACGCTGGCCGGTCGCGGGCTGATGGAAGCTGTCACATTCTCGTTCCTGTCCGAGGCGGACGCCGTTCGTTTCGGGGGTGGCAGCGCGGCATTGACGCTGGTCAATCCGATCAGTGCCGATCTGTCGGTGATGCGGCCGTCAATCCTGCCAAACCTTCTGGCCGCCGCGGCGCGCAACCAGGACCGGGGTGAATCCGATGCCGCGATGTTCGAGGTCGGGCCGGTCTTTCTTGGCGATGCGCCCGGGGACCAGCGCACCGCCACCACCGGTCTTCGTCATGGCAGCACCGCGCCGCGTGAATGGCATGGTGCGATGCGCCAGGTGGATGTGTTCGATGCCCGCGCCGATGCCGAGGCGGCGCTGGCGGCCCTGGGCATCAAGCTTGCCGGGGTGCAGGTGCATGGCCCGAAACAGCTGGACGCCATCCCCGACTGGTATCATCCGGGCCGGGTTGGCAGGCTGGTTCAGGGCCACACCGTGCTGGCAAGTTTCGGTGAGATCCACCCGTCCGTGGCCGAGACCTATGGTCTTCGCGGCCGCGCGGTCGGGTTCGAGATCCATGTCGACGACGTGCCGATGCCAAAATCCAAGGGGCCGGCGCGCCAGCTTCTGTCGCTGTCGGTCTACCAGCCGGTGACCCGCGATTTTGCCTTCATCATCGATTCTGACGTTACCGCCGGTGATCTGATGAAGGCGGTGAAATCGGGGGCCGGTCCGTTATTGACCGACCTGCGGGTCTTCGACCTGTATGAGGGGGCGAATATCGGTGAGGGCAGAAAATCGATTGCCGTCACAATCACCCTGACGCCGACAAAAGCGACGCTGACTGAGGCCGAGATCGACGCCATTTCATCCGAGATCGTGAAGATTGTCGGCAAGAATTGCGGCGGCGAACTGCGGCGGTAG
- the rpmI gene encoding 50S ribosomal protein L35, with protein sequence MPKMKTKSGAKKRFRLTASGRVRGSAAFLSHNLRRRSQKMKRQARGTMILCDADARIVKKFLPYA encoded by the coding sequence ATGCCCAAGATGAAGACCAAGAGCGGAGCGAAGAAACGCTTCCGCCTGACAGCCAGCGGCAGGGTCCGTGGGTCTGCGGCGTTCCTGAGCCACAACCTGCGCCGCCGTTCCCAGAAGATGAAGCGCCAGGCCCGCGGGACGATGATCCTGTGCGACGCCGATGCGCGCATCGTCAAAAAATTCCTTCCATACGCGTAA
- a CDS encoding PQQ-dependent sugar dehydrogenase — MPRKPNIRAAHHAAALFASAIFTLALSVHVLAPVAAAAQTMTVERVGPPLAHPWGMDFLTSDTVLVTTREGALWKIGLSDGAARPITGTPDVYDRRQGGLLDVAVAGGHVWLCYSAVLADGSATAIDRAEIEGDRLVRRRTIFTGNEATRSGYHFGCRLHVTDTALWASLGDRGDRDNGQNPATHAASIIRLTPDGAPHPDNPHFTDSAKNGWAPEIFSIGHRNPQGMTMHPETGEIWTHEHGPRGGDEINILRPDSDPGANYGWPAVSHGREYATGMKVSRHDSLPGYIDPVWVWVPSIAPSGMAFYPDDAPGNDGGGGMFPDFRGHLLVGSLKFRRLYLVMLGPDGRPADERVILDGQIGRVRDVAVAPQGPHAGRIMLLSDEAQGGLWRVTAE; from the coding sequence ATGCCACGCAAACCGAACATCAGGGCCGCGCATCACGCCGCGGCCCTTTTTGCCTCCGCCATCTTCACCCTCGCCCTGTCTGTCCATGTGCTTGCCCCGGTCGCCGCAGCGGCGCAGACGATGACGGTTGAACGTGTCGGCCCGCCGCTGGCGCATCCCTGGGGCATGGATTTCCTGACATCCGACACCGTTCTGGTGACGACCCGCGAGGGGGCGTTGTGGAAGATCGGCCTGTCCGACGGCGCGGCGCGGCCCATCACCGGCACGCCGGATGTCTATGACCGCCGCCAGGGCGGGTTGCTGGATGTCGCCGTTGCGGGCGGCCATGTCTGGCTGTGTTACAGCGCCGTGCTTGCCGACGGGTCGGCAACCGCCATCGACCGCGCGGAGATCGAGGGTGACAGGCTGGTCCGGCGACGCACCATCTTTACCGGCAACGAGGCCACCCGCAGCGGGTATCATTTCGGCTGCCGGCTTCACGTTACCGACACCGCATTGTGGGCGAGCCTTGGCGACCGCGGCGATCGCGACAATGGCCAGAACCCGGCGACCCATGCCGCCAGCATCATCCGCCTGACGCCGGACGGCGCGCCGCATCCGGACAACCCGCATTTCACCGACAGCGCCAAGAACGGCTGGGCGCCGGAAATCTTTTCCATCGGGCATCGCAACCCGCAGGGAATGACGATGCACCCGGAAACGGGCGAGATCTGGACGCATGAGCATGGGCCGCGCGGCGGTGACGAGATCAACATCCTTCGTCCCGATTCAGATCCCGGGGCGAATTACGGCTGGCCGGCCGTCAGCCATGGCCGCGAATACGCCACCGGCATGAAGGTCAGCCGCCATGACAGCCTGCCGGGCTATATCGACCCGGTCTGGGTCTGGGTGCCGTCCATCGCGCCGTCGGGAATGGCGTTTTATCCGGACGATGCACCGGGCAATGACGGGGGTGGCGGCATGTTCCCCGATTTTAGGGGGCATCTTCTTGTCGGATCGCTGAAATTCCGGCGGCTCTATCTCGTCATGCTGGGGCCGGATGGCCGCCCGGCGGATGAGCGCGTCATCCTCGACGGGCAGATCGGCCGGGTGCGCGATGTGGCGGTGGCGCCGCAGGGCCCGCATGCGGGCCGGATCATGCTGCTGAGCGATGAGGCGCAGGGCGGGCTGTGGCGGGTCACCGCCGAATAG
- the pheS gene encoding phenylalanine--tRNA ligase subunit alpha → MQNLDNLTSEILACIEAASSLETLEAIRIDALGKKGRVSLMMRELGGMDPEQRKTAGQALNAVKDRIAAAIESRQDMLSRAALDQRLAAEAVDVSLPSRPETEARLHPLSRTIEEVVAIFAEMGFTVAEGPDIESDYYNFTALNIPEEHPARQEHDTFYLPPDAEAKRKVLRTHTSPVQIRTMEAAEPPIRIIVPGRTYRSDHDATHSPMFHQCEGLVIGDGIHMGHLKGCLIDFCRAFFGVDDLPVRFRPSYFPFTEPSAEVDIGCTRDGGGLKIGAGDDWLEILGSGMVNPRVLANCGYDPEKYQGFAFGMGIERIAMLKYGIPDLRTFYDSDLRWMRHYGFLPFDAPSVHAGLAGGSV, encoded by the coding sequence ATGCAGAATCTCGACAATCTGACTTCGGAAATCCTGGCCTGTATCGAGGCCGCGTCATCGCTTGAGACGCTCGAGGCGATACGCATCGACGCGCTTGGCAAGAAGGGCCGCGTATCGCTGATGATGCGCGAACTCGGCGGTATGGACCCTGAACAGCGCAAGACCGCCGGTCAGGCGCTGAATGCGGTCAAGGACCGGATCGCTGCCGCCATCGAAAGCCGTCAGGACATGCTGTCACGCGCCGCCCTCGACCAGCGTCTCGCTGCCGAGGCTGTCGATGTCAGCCTGCCATCCCGCCCGGAGACCGAGGCACGGCTGCATCCGCTGTCGCGCACCATTGAAGAGGTTGTCGCGATCTTTGCCGAGATGGGTTTCACCGTTGCCGAAGGGCCGGACATTGAATCCGACTATTACAATTTCACCGCGCTGAACATTCCAGAGGAACATCCGGCGCGCCAGGAACATGATACCTTCTATCTGCCGCCGGATGCCGAGGCAAAGCGCAAGGTGCTGCGCACCCACACCTCGCCGGTACAGATCCGCACGATGGAGGCGGCCGAACCGCCGATCCGGATCATCGTGCCGGGCCGCACCTATCGCTCCGACCATGACGCCACGCATTCGCCGATGTTCCATCAATGCGAAGGGCTGGTGATCGGTGACGGAATCCACATGGGGCATCTCAAGGGCTGTCTGATTGATTTCTGCCGTGCCTTCTTTGGTGTCGATGATCTGCCGGTGCGTTTCCGGCCAAGCTATTTTCCCTTCACCGAGCCGTCGGCCGAGGTTGATATTGGCTGTACCCGCGACGGGGGCGGCCTGAAGATCGGCGCCGGTGACGACTGGCTGGAAATTCTCGGATCGGGAATGGTCAATCCGCGGGTGCTGGCGAATTGCGGCTATGACCCGGAAAAATATCAGGGTTTTGCCTTTGGCATGGGGATCGAGCGGATTGCGATGCTGAAATACGGCATTCCCGATCTGCGGACCTTTTATGACAGTGATCTGCGCTGGATGCGGCATTATGGATTCCTGCCGTTTGACGCGCCGTCGGTTCATGCCGGCCTTGCCGGGGGGAGCGTCTGA
- the rplT gene encoding 50S ribosomal protein L20, with product MARVKRGTTTHARHAKVIKAAKGYYGRRKNTFRTATQAVDKARQYAYRDRRTRKREFRALWIQRINAAARIHGLTYSQMMGGLIKAGIEVDRKMLADLAVNQPAAFAALVEKSRAAA from the coding sequence ATGGCACGAGTCAAAAGAGGCACCACAACCCACGCCCGCCACGCCAAGGTGATCAAGGCGGCGAAAGGGTATTACGGACGCCGCAAGAACACATTTCGCACCGCAACCCAGGCTGTCGACAAGGCACGGCAATATGCCTATCGCGACCGCCGCACCCGCAAGCGTGAATTCCGTGCTCTGTGGATCCAACGGATCAATGCCGCGGCCCGGATTCATGGCCTGACCTATTCGCAGATGATGGGCGGTCTGATCAAGGCCGGCATCGAGGTCGATCGCAAGATGCTTGCCGACCTCGCGGTCAACCAGCCGGCAGCCTTTGCCGCGCTGGTTGAAAAATCGCGCGCGGCGGCATAG